DNA sequence from the Hippopotamus amphibius kiboko isolate mHipAmp2 chromosome 1, mHipAmp2.hap2, whole genome shotgun sequence genome:
CCAGACACCTCGCGCTCTGCGCACAGAGCTCCTCCCGGTCTATCCTGCCCGCGGTGACTAAGCTGCCAATTCGCGGATTCAGAGCAAAGAGCGGCGTCCTACCTCTGGAGACGATGCGGACTCCGCGCTCAGCCAGCTCCTTGGGCTCCAGTCCCAGATCCTTGGCGAGGTTACCCACAAAAGACCCTGTGTCTGTCTCCTCCGGCATGGAGTAGAGAATATGTCCTGCCCAAACCTCCCTCTGGGTCCCCAGGAAGATGGAGAGCAGGATGAATCCTCTGTAGTCCCCGTCCCTCCGCCGAGCCGCCATTCTTTTCCTGCTGATCTTTAGACACTGGTCTATCTCTTGTTGTGCTTCTGGATGCCAGTATGTCTGCGTGGAGCCCTCTGTATTCAGAAAAGGAGCCCAGAATCCAGTGGTAAGGAGGCCTGAATTTAGTGCAGCTTGGAAGAGAGTTTGTCTCAATCTGGCGTTTCTTTGTGCTGTAAAAGCTCAGTGGTTCTGGCGGATCTTTTGAACCATTTTTCCCCCGGCTGGTGAACAGCGGCGCTCAGAGTCCTTACTAAGTTACTGCACCATAttgaagcaaaataatttttcagaaagtcgttttatttttcaaaattctcccatttatatttcttcaatTCATACCTTTctgatatcatttaaaaataaatttcaagaaagCGTGAATTAATGCAACAATGTTCATGGATGGATGTTTATTAatcccagatttttaaaaattctctgctCTGCATTGCAACTTTGAAATGATTCTTAGACATTGCTTCACACTTTATCGCACATAGATAAAAATCAGTCTTTGCCCAGATATAAGtgtgacatttttaaaaggtgtgtgtatacataagATGTTATGTAGAAAATGTTTATATCagcatataaatttaaattaattcaataatGTTGAACATATACTATGTTCTAGACACCACCATGGAAGGCAGAGAGTCCATTTTTCCTTTAACATATAGAgagataatttaataatatttcttattGAATGGAACCTTAGAGATTGTTTAGTCCAATAGCTTCACTTTAATGACTTTAAAAACGAGAGGAAATTGTTTTATCCTTGACTATATAATGGTAGAGCCAATGTAGGAATACAAATATCCTCACTCTCAGACtcctaagaagaaaaaaggaaatcattgtTGGCCTTGGCTGATGCTTTATGCTCAAAAAAGTGCCATTAGAGATGAGGTGAGAAGCCAAGCAGCTACAATCAGCTACAGAAGCAACACATTTTGTACAGAATGGAGAAATTTGCAGATCCCACTGGCTGTGGATTCATAAGGAAATGAGCTTTGGCTTTACTGCTTCTTTTCATTATGCAATTTAAATAATCACCCTACCCCATAACTAAGAAAAGACGGGTCTCTAAACAGCCTTTGAGCATACATGCAGGACTGTCCTGAGAGGATCCTCAGAGGTACTCACTGCTCCACTGATGTTAATGAAGTAAAACTCAATTGTTGATGGATCTGAGGTTACCCTTAGCtggcagaaataaaacaaagtcccTTCCACATAGTTGCAGAAGAGAGTGACCTGTTTGAAATGAAGACCTGGCAAAAAATAGCCTTGCTCTGATTATTTCAAGCCCTGGGGAGTAGCGAGCAGCACCAGAAGGGAGAACTAGAAGTAACACTGTAAAAGCTTAGCTCAGTTGGTGAGAAGTTCCTAAGTAATCTATTTCTGCTCTCTGATGACATTACTCCAAAATACAGCAAATACTCTgaatgaaatgccattttaatctatcaaaataatttatatcataTTTGCTTTTACCAAGCAGACAAaagaactttttttgttgttcaaagGAACCAATATGAGTATTGCAGATTAATTACATAAACAGGAGTTTAAAACTATTAGTTTAGTAGCAATCTTAAATTTCTTGTTGATGTAAGCAAAGCATATGGTCATTAAAGATCATGAGTACTTGcagatattttcaaacaaaactttCATGTCCAGATATTATGGCTCccaatgtcttaatttttttctacctgATACTTCAAAATTCATAGCATCATCTCACATTTGTCTcttattctgttttataaaagTTTCAATTAACTTAATACTTCTGGGTACCTTCTTTagagctaaataaataagatCTAGCTAAAGGAGATAATCAAGTTTTTAAAGTTACTCTgcaacataaaattaaatattaaagatcTCTACTTGATCACCAAGATGTGtttaaatataacataaaaatactgtataaaattgaaataatgttgtatttttaaagagaGTATGTTATTATTGATTGAGTTATTGGGAAGAACCTTGaccttcatttgtttatttacataaaaaattCTATGGAAAGTCTATTTGTCTTCTCAGACACTGAGTTATttactttctctcctttctttatggaattttttttctattgaagaaCCATTTGTTTGGAGTTCTGTTTAGGTTTTCATTCCCGGGCAAAGATGTAGGTTTCTTCCAGTGATTCTCTCTGAGATTTTACTCCTTCCCCTTTGATCTCCATTCCAAACATTTGATCAGAATGGGTGGTTTTCCCAAATGATCACATAGCCCAATAATttggctgatttttttcccctggaactACCAAATCACTATATGCTCAAAATCTCAGACTGCTTATCTTATTAATAATGATCTGTAGTATGTAAATCAAAGAGCCTCAGTCATATCTTGGCAAATTCCATGACAACCAGGATTTAACACCTGTTCAGTCCATGTGAATGAATGACTACTGTGAGAACAGAATCTAATAGTTTTTCTGTCAGTGAagtatttcatttgtttaaatgaAATGCTCACAGGTAATTCAGATAAGAGAATAAAGTAAACTAGCCTAGTATCCCAGTTACTCAgcagataaggaaataaaataaaccagtcTACCAACCATGAAACTGTTAGTGAGCTTTGCTTTTAGCAATGGAGGTACAAGATTAGTTTAAATCTCCAGAATTGGTAATATACTAAAATAACATTTACACTCTCACAGTGTATGAAACAAATCTTAATATCTGTATAAAAGACCATCTGACACCCATGACCAATGCCCAAGATTCaaattctttgaaattatttACTATTAAATTCTGATTAAACCATTAAAGAATTATATCACAAATGTCCAAacaaattatatttgaaatgtgTATGACTGGAATCTCTTGGCTAGTTATATACACTTGGAATcttgaaataaataattctaCAACAATTGCTGAAAGTAAATATTGATTTGGAAAAACATGCATTAATTATCCTTAGCAGCTAACTTAAAGACACCAAGTCAGTATTATCTTTCTTTACAAACTGACAATTTCAGGTTACAAAAGAGGTTCCCACTCATTCTCAAGATGTCTTCTGAATTGTCTATTTTACATGTGCATACACAAGTGGCAAATCCATTGTATTATCAGATTAGAATGCTAAGCTGAGGATTGGAAAATATCTTGGCTATCATGAAGTTCAACAATTCATCAAATTATATCAACATTATCTCCTGTATTCCATTAATCCCAGAACCATCAACTTACTACGGAAAGGCACCAATAATAGAATCTCCTAGCTCCTAGGCAATCCATTTTCTGCAGAGCAACTTTAACAACTCAAAactttgctgctttcttcttACCAAGCCATAGTTTCATTCACACCTTTGGGCCATGATGAATTAGAttaatcattcttttaaatgacAACCCTTCTTTCCAGAGATATTTAAATAGAGTTCCTACATGACAGAAGCTTTATTGTATCTGGGTTAAATATGttaaatcatttaaattcttatttgaaTACTATTAATCCTTTATTCTCCCATTCACTAGTTCTCTATTTTTAGAGAGATATCTTGTAAGTGGACACTAATtaccacatttaaaaattcactttcattttaaaatactatcaAACACACAGATTGCAAAAATCATTGTAGTAGGCATACAACATCAGGtgcttatatttatttgttaacaATCCAAGATTAAAATAATGGTGTTGTAAACAAATATTTGCCCACTATACTACtttatactttgaaaattttttaataaaattattttatttccccaGTTTGTGTGAGGTAGATAAAACAAGTCTTTTTAACTTAAACTTTAATTTGAAGACTAGATATTGTGACTGTCCTGAAAAGAATAACAGATAGTTCCAGGAATATTATTCACATCTTCTAACATCAAAGATAAGGTGTTTTCTGGTACACACATCAATTACTcttatcttttataaaaataatttttgattccTAAGTAGTAAAGAGGGAAAATATCTCATAAATTCcatcactttagaaaacagtggCTAttaacactggggaaaaaaaagatcttgatCTTTTTAAATAGAGGCTGTAATTCAGTTTTTTTCACAGTATAAAAATAATCTCAACTATGCCACATAATagggaaaaaacccaacaactaAGAAGTGAGATGTAAGCAACCCAAGGTACAAAGAGCTTGCCAAGAGAAGCAAGTAAATGAAATTCAGGGCATACATTATTAAGATTTTTTAGGTGAAATCGAGAAAACTAAGATTTAATAGACCTCTACTGATATAAAAGAATAACCTTCTCAAAACCATATGATTCACTGCAAAAGACTAAGTAAAGTAAGCACTGATcaaagagaattttaatttttcctgttcAAATAAGAACACTAAAAGCAACAACCTCACCTGAACAAGGGAGTCTTGCTCTTTACAAAAATCTTCCTGAATCAAAAGATGCTCGCTTTTCTCACAGCTCTCCAGTCTGGGAAGCGTGTCCGCGTAGTTCAGCTGCGGGAAGATCACGTGACTCCTCCGCGAGTCCGCCGTGAGCGACACCTCATGGGCATAGGTCTGCAGGAAAGCCCCCACCCCGTCCAGGCCCACAAAGTGAGACGCGGGTACACTTGCCGAAGTTTGCAGCACGTGCGATCTGTGCCAGCGCCGCAGTCTGAGCGCCAGCAGCACGATGACAAAGGCAAGAAAGACGCAAGAGACCGcagccactgccaccaccagGTACAATGTCAGGCCTGAAGTTTCAGTGTCGTGCAGGACCTCCAGGCTGCCCAAGTCAGCCAGGACGTCTGGGATGCTGTCAGCCACAGCCACCGTGAGCGTGATGGTGGCTGAGAGAGGGGGCTGCCCATGATCCTGGACCGCCACCATGAGGCTCTGTTTGACCGCGTCTCTGTCCAGCAGGGCCCGCGCTGTGCGCACCTCCCCCGTGTGCTGCCCCACTGCGAAGAGCCCTGGCTCGCTGGCCTTGAGCAGGCGGTAGGACAGCCAGGCATTCTGGCCTGAGTCTCTGTCCACTGCCACCACCTTGGTCACCAGGTAGCCGGGCTCTGCGGAGCGGGGTGCCAACTCCACACCAGTGGAACCATCAGTGGGGGGGGCCGGGTACAGAATCTCAGGTGTGTTGTCATTTTGGTCCAGCACAAATATGCTCAGAGACACATTGCTGTTGAGTGGTGGGTCCCCGCTGTCACTTGCAATCACTCTCAATTGCAGGTCACGAAACTGTTCATAGTCAAAGGAGTGCAATGCATATAGGACACCAGTGTCGGAGTTGATGGAGATGTAGGAAGATAGAGGTACCCCCTGGATGGTGTCTTCAGCTAGGGAGTAAGTGACCTGGGCATTCTCATGGCTGTCAGGGTCATGTGCAGTCACTGAGAAGATGGAGGCCCCTCTGGGGTTGTTTTCTGGAATGTAGACAGAGTAGGAGGTATAGGGAAAGGCAGGCGGGTTGTCATTGATGTCTGCCACATTTAGGGAGATGAGAATTTCTGTAGACAGAGGTGGCATTCCTTTGTCTGTAGCTGTCACAGTGATGTTATACAAGGACACTTGTTCTCGATCTAGAACTTCACTGGTCACTAATCGATAATAATTGTCTACTGATTTTTCCAGTTCAAACGGCAGGCTTCTTGAGATAGAACATGTTACCAGGCCATTCAGTCCAGAGTCTCGATCATACACTTGAAAAAGAACGATCACTGTGCCTGCAGGTGTACTTTCAGCAACTGACCTGCTTCCAGATGTAACTACCACTTCTGGTACATTGTCATTCACATCCAAGATAGATATTAAGACTTTGGCTCTGTCTTGTAGACCTGGCCTATCCCGGGCTTGAACATCCAGCTCATAAAAGCTGGAGTCTTCATAGTCTAGATTTGCAGAAGTTGATATTTCTCCAGTCAAAACATTCAAGCAGAAAGTCTTTGAGATCTTTTCTGTTATCCTCACGAAAGAATACGTTACTTCAGCGTGGACTCCTTCATCCTGGTCCGTGGCATTTACAGACAACACTGGCGTACCTACTGGCAGATTTTCAGGAACACTCACACGGTACACAGGTTGAGTAAACACTGGAGCGTTGTCATTTGCATCTAGGACAGTTACCAGAATTCGAGCCACACCTGAGCGGACAGGGTCACCACCATCCATGGCAGTAAGGACCAGGCGGTGAATGGCCTCTCCCTCACGGTCCAGGGTGCGCTCCAGCACCAGCTCCGGGTATTTGGGCCCATCAGCTTCGCTTGGCACGTCCACTGAGAAGTAACTATTCCTGCTGAGCTTGAAGCCCTGGAGAGAATTCACTCCCACATCCGGGTCATAGACCTCCATTAGTGGAAACCGAGAGGATAAGGCTGCGTTTTCGATAATTTTCACTTCCAATTCTTCCCTTAAGAATCGGGGTGCATTGTCGTTAATGTCCACTATTTCCACTTCCACGGGATAAAGATTTAATTTATCCTCAACAAGGATGTTAAAACTCACCAGACACGGCGCGCTCTGAGCACAGAGCTCCTCCCGGTCTATCCTACCCGCAGTGACCAAGCTGCCGCTTCGCGGGTTCAGAGCAAAAAGCTGCGTCCTACCTCTGGAGACGATGCGGACTCCGCGCTCCGCCAGCTCCTGGGGCTCCAGCCCGAGATCCTTCGCAACGTTGCCCACGAAAGAGCCCTTATCCAGCTCCTCAGGAATGGAGTAATGGATCTGCCCGGCCCCGGCCTCCCACAGCATCCCCAGGAGCATGAAGAGCAGGACCAACCCGCTGTAGTGCCGGCGCCTTTGCAGAGCCGCCATTGCTGGCTCGTTCTGGACTTCCCTGCGATTATGAGTAGGGGGAACAGGTTCGCATCAGTTTCGGGCTTCTCAGAATTGGAGGTCAAGGTCCATAAACAAGCAGCGATCAGAAGCGAGGAGTTTTAGGGCAGAATTTCTGCGCAGCTGCAAAGCTTTCGTGTAAGATGTGCTTTGTGCTTTGAGGATATAACTCGAATTCTCACTGCTTTCCTTACCGGGGTTAGTGAACAGCGACGCTTAGAGTCCTAACTTAATACTGCACTGTTCTGTAGAAACCATCATACATAAGATCTTATTTCTGCTAAATCTGCATAGATGACACTCAATATTTCTCTCTCCAAGAATGAAAAGCATttggaagaataaaataatgtattttgaaatttgtatatGTTCCCTGGAATGACACTTATTTTTGTGACATCTCTTGGGACCCTGGAGAACACAAATACTTTtacacttttctgtaaatcttgaaatccacattccaccatttatattttgtcttattttcaatAAGGGCACCAACAACCACAAACATGTTTGGAACCAATCCACCACTAGGTTACAAGAGTTGCCATTTTCAGATGTcattacctattttttaaaaacacatagatTAAGAAGGGCCCTAATTTAGCCAATATTTGTGTATACCCTCAAGAACATGCAAGGGAAGTGAAAATATACAGGCTACAGGGAAAAAGTattcttatatttatattatataaaatacagtttAGGACTGATTACACTGAAACTATGTAAACCACTTAATTGTCCAGATTACATATAAATAACATGTTCTATAATGAAAATGTGAGATACTAGCATATTGAAAATGTTTCAGGACATACTGTTTTAGAATTAACAGAAATTTCAAGACCATCACTAAGCGACATTCCATAAAGAACAACTGCAACacagataaatgaacaaataatttcTAACACCCCCTCATCCCTATTCTATGcccagaaaaatcaataaaacaccaaaaaaaggGCATAATTAGCCTGTATACTTTTTAACCTCTAAATTAATGACTCGAAACCTAATTATATTCACGGGAGGAAAAGGTTTTGAAGTAACTCACCTGTTGCAAATTGATTGAATTATAAGTCATCTGGGGATTGTCATTACTGGTACTTTCAAGCCAAGAAGCTTCATTACATAGAAGATCTTGTGGTGGAGCATTTTCAGGCTTTATATTGAGAAATTTAAACTCAGTCTTTGAGGAATGCGTGGCAGCACACAGATTGTAGGAATAAGGTAAAGTCCCTTCCCCATAGCTGGGGAGAACTCCGGGTCCCGTTTTGGAGCAAAAACTAGTCTGAAAGCAACTCcaggtggagggggtggaggggcgtCGCAAACTCAGGGCGACCGCCAGAATCACTGCCAAGAGGAAGAGCACAGAGATCAAGGCCAAGGCCACC
Encoded proteins:
- the LOC130852001 gene encoding protocadherin gamma-A6 isoform X17, with product MAALQRRRHYSGLVLLFMLLGMLWEAGAGQIHYSIPEELDKGSFVGNVAKDLGLEPQELAERGVRIVSRGRTQLFALNPRSGSLVTAGRIDREELCAQSAPCLVSFNILVEDKLNLYPVEVEIVDINDNAPRFLREELEVKIIENAALSSRFPLMEVYDPDVGVNSLQGFKLSRNSYFSVDVPSEADGPKYPELVLERTLDREGEAIHRLVLTAMDGGDPVRSGVARILVTVLDANDNAPVFTQPVYRVSVPENLPVGTPVLSVNATDQDEGVHAEVTYSFVRITEKISKTFCLNVLTGEISTSANLDYEDSSFYELDVQARDRPGLQDRAKVLISILDVNDNVPEVVVTSGSRSVAESTPAGTVIVLFQVYDRDSGLNGLVTCSISRSLPFELEKSVDNYYRLVTSEVLDREQVSLYNITVTATDKGMPPLSTEILISLNVADINDNPPAFPYTSYSVYIPENNPRGASIFSVTAHDPDSHENAQVTYSLAEDTIQGVPLSSYISINSDTGVLYALHSFDYEQFRDLQLRVIASDSGDPPLNSNVSLSIFVLDQNDNTPEILYPAPPTDGSTGVELAPRSAEPGYLVTKVVAVDRDSGQNAWLSYRLLKASEPGLFAVGQHTGEVRTARALLDRDAVKQSLMVAVQDHGQPPLSATITLTVAVADSIPDVLADLGSLEVLHDTETSGLTLYLVVAVAAVSCVFLAFVIVLLALRLRRWHRSHVLQTSASVPASHFVGLDGVGAFLQTYAHEVSLTADSRRSHVIFPQLNYADTLPRLESCEKSEHLLIQEDFCKEQDSLVQQAPPNTDWRFSQAQRPGTSGSQNGDETGTWPNNQFDTEMLQAMILASASEAADGSSTLGGGAGTMGLSARYGPQFTLQHVPDYRQNVYIPGSNATLTNAAGKRDGKAPAGGNGNKKKSGKKEKK